The sequence TTTTGTAAAACCAATCATTTCATGAAGATACTTTTCAGTCCTGCCGCAATCGCGTAAAAACCTTATTTTTGTGTATAAGTCTTTATTGTTAGTTGTTACAATTCCCCCGTCGCCGCAGGCGCCGAGGTTTTTCGCCGGGTAAAAACTGAAACAGCCGGTGTCTCCCATCGACCCTGCTTTTTTCAGGGTGCCGTCAGAGGATTTATAGAGCGCGCCGGAAGCCTGGCATGCATCTTCGACAATTTTTAGGTTGTATTTTTTAGCCAGGGCCAAAATTTCATCCATCCTGCAGGCCTGGCCGTACAGGTGAACGGGAATAATTGCTTTTATGGAGCTGTCTTTCTTGATAAGTTCTTCGGTTTTGTTAATATCAAGGTTGCAGGTGTCTTCTTCTACGTCGACAAAAACCGGCTGCGCTCCGGTGTAATAGACCGATGTCGCAGTGGCAATAAAAGTGAATGCCGGCACTATTACTTTGTCGCCTTTCCCGATTCCCAGTGCAATCAGGGACAGCTCTAACGCGCTTGTGCCGTTGTCAACGCCGACAGCGTATTGTGTCCCGCAATATTGGGCGTATTCCTTTTCAAAAAGAGCAACATCCTCGCCGAGAATAAAACTGGTAGTGTCTATTACTTTTTTGATAGCCCTGTTAATCTGGGTTCTGATTGGTTTGTGCTGTTTTTTTAAATCAATTAAGTTAATTTTCATTTCCCGTTCCTTTCCTTATTTTTATATGGTTTATCGGTTACACCGGTTATGCATTTCAAATCAAAAACATTTTTTTGAACTCTCCCGGGGTTTCCATAAACAACTGAATTTGCCGGTATATCCTTTGTAACAACAGTTCCTGAACCTATGAGGCAGTTTTCACCTATAGTTACGAAAGGCACAATAGTTACATTGCAACCTATTTGTGTGCCCTTTTTAATTGTAGGGCCTTTCATACAATCTTTTGAATGAGAACAGCCGGGATGCATATCATTAGCAATAGTTACGCCCGGCGCCATAAAGACATCATCTTCAATGGTTGTAAACTGCGCTATGTAGCAATTACAATGAATTTTTACATTGTTGCCTATTCTACAATCGTAATCTATGGTTGTATTATTCCAAACCGAAAAATTGTTCCCTATTTTATTTTCTTCACGGATTATTACATTGTGCCCGGTCTGCAGGTTTTTCCCTATAGTTGTTCCGGTATAGATAACCGCGTTTGAACGTATGTTTGCCCCTTCGCCGATAATCAGTTTTTGGGTTTTTTTCAACCTCGGGGCTTCAACCCCGAGTATTGCTGTTTTATCTACAAAAGAATTTTTCCCTACGATAACATTTT is a genomic window of Elusimicrobiota bacterium containing:
- a CDS encoding DegT/DnrJ/EryC1/StrS family aminotransferase, which translates into the protein MKINLIDLKKQHKPIRTQINRAIKKVIDTTSFILGEDVALFEKEYAQYCGTQYAVGVDNGTSALELSLIALGIGKGDKVIVPAFTFIATATSVYYTGAQPVFVDVEEDTCNLDINKTEELIKKDSSIKAIIPVHLYGQACRMDEILALAKKYNLKIVEDACQASGALYKSSDGTLKKAGSMGDTGCFSFYPAKNLGACGDGGIVTTNNKDLYTKIRFLRDCGRTEKYLHEMIGFTKRLDTIQAAILRIKLKKLDKWNEKRRNKVKLYCRLLKNSGVTALAVSDFATPIYHQFVIKSENRDSLRDFLTKQEIGTGVHYPIPLHLQPAFKFLGYKEGDFPVSEKLSKIVLSLPIYAELKQREIEFIAQQIHAFNKK
- a CDS encoding acetyltransferase codes for the protein MKKNVIVGKNSFVDKTAILGVEAPRLKKTQKLIIGEGANIRSNAVIYTGTTIGKNLQTGHNVIIREENKIGNNFSVWNNTTIDYDCRIGNNVKIHCNCYIAQFTTIEDDVFMAPGVTIANDMHPGCSHSKDCMKGPTIKKGTQIGCNVTIVPFVTIGENCLIGSGTVVTKDIPANSVVYGNPGRVQKNVFDLKCITGVTDKPYKNKERNGK